From the Micromonospora lupini genome, one window contains:
- a CDS encoding NAD-dependent epimerase/dehydratase family protein, with translation MRVVIFGATGMVGQGVLRECLLAEDVREVVTVGRRPTGRQDPKLRELTVPDVGDLEAVRAELTGVDACFYCLGVSSVGMDEASYTRVSYDYPLAAARVLAEVSPPVTFIYVSGVGTDSSERGRVMWARVKGRAENAIIDLLPNGYAARPGFIQPTYGAVSRTRWYRVLYAATGPLVPVLRRLFPNQVTTTDGIGRAMLRVAREGSPTRVLGNRELR, from the coding sequence ATGCGGGTGGTCATTTTCGGTGCGACCGGGATGGTCGGCCAGGGCGTGCTGCGGGAGTGCCTGCTCGCCGAGGACGTGCGGGAGGTGGTCACCGTCGGCCGGCGGCCGACCGGTCGGCAGGATCCGAAGCTGCGCGAGCTGACGGTGCCCGACGTGGGTGACCTGGAGGCGGTACGCGCGGAGCTGACCGGAGTCGACGCCTGTTTCTACTGTCTGGGGGTCTCGTCGGTGGGTATGGACGAGGCGTCGTACACGCGGGTCAGCTACGACTATCCCCTCGCCGCGGCGCGGGTGCTGGCCGAGGTGAGTCCCCCTGTCACGTTCATCTACGTCTCGGGTGTGGGCACCGACTCGTCGGAGCGGGGTCGGGTGATGTGGGCGCGGGTCAAGGGTCGTGCCGAGAACGCGATCATCGATCTGCTGCCCAACGGGTACGCGGCGCGACCGGGGTTCATCCAGCCGACGTACGGGGCGGTGTCGAGGACGCGGTGGTACCGGGTGCTCTACGCGGCGACCGGTCCGTTGGTCCCGGTACTGCGCCGACTGTTCCCGAACCAGGTCACCACCACCGACGGGATCGGCCGGGCGATGCTGCGGGTGGCCCGGGAGGGCTCGCCGACCCGGGTGCTGGGTAACCGCGAGCTGCGCTGA
- a CDS encoding trans-sulfuration enzyme family protein, whose product MFDATAMTTVDTRAVHAGRDDLRTLGVHVPPIDLSTTNPLPSVDGGGDAYEHLATGGTLPADGSAVYQRLWNPTVARFETALAELEGTAQAVAFASGMAALTATLLAATRDGKRHIVAVRPLYGGTDHVLATGLLGTTVTWAHPDQVAAAIRPDTALIVIETPANPTLDLVDIAALATAAGDVPVLVDNTVATPVLQQPARHGATLVLHSATKSIGGHGDVLAGVVACDADWAVRLRQVRAVTGAILHPLGGYLLHRGLQTLPLRVRAQQATAEKLAGWLAGHQAVHRVHHPSVYDPAALVGRQMAGPGSLLAFEVRGGAPAAATVAAACRLITHAVSLGGVDTLIQHPASLTHRPVEGDAKPDGALLRLSVGLEDPDDLRADLARALDTIV is encoded by the coding sequence ATGTTCGACGCTACCGCCATGACGACGGTGGACACCCGGGCCGTACACGCCGGCCGCGACGACCTGCGCACGCTCGGCGTGCACGTGCCACCGATCGACCTCTCCACCACCAACCCGCTGCCCTCGGTCGACGGCGGCGGCGACGCCTACGAACACCTCGCCACCGGCGGCACCCTCCCCGCCGACGGCAGCGCCGTCTACCAGCGGCTCTGGAACCCCACAGTCGCCCGCTTCGAAACCGCCCTCGCCGAGTTGGAGGGCACCGCCCAGGCCGTCGCCTTCGCCAGCGGCATGGCCGCCCTCACCGCCACCCTGCTCGCCGCCACCCGCGACGGTAAGCGCCACATCGTCGCCGTCCGACCCCTCTACGGCGGCACCGACCACGTCCTCGCCACCGGACTGCTCGGCACCACAGTCACCTGGGCCCACCCCGACCAGGTCGCCGCCGCCATCCGCCCCGACACCGCGCTGATCGTCATCGAGACGCCCGCCAACCCCACCCTCGACCTCGTCGACATCGCCGCCCTCGCCACCGCCGCCGGCGACGTACCAGTGCTCGTCGACAACACAGTCGCCACCCCCGTGCTCCAACAGCCCGCCCGGCACGGCGCCACCCTCGTCCTGCACAGCGCCACCAAGAGCATCGGCGGGCACGGCGACGTCCTCGCCGGCGTCGTCGCCTGCGACGCCGACTGGGCCGTCCGACTGCGCCAGGTCCGCGCCGTCACCGGCGCGATCCTGCACCCCCTCGGCGGCTACCTCCTGCACCGCGGCCTGCAGACCCTGCCGCTGCGGGTCCGCGCCCAACAGGCCACCGCCGAGAAACTCGCCGGCTGGCTCGCCGGCCACCAGGCCGTACACCGGGTGCACCACCCCTCGGTGTACGACCCGGCGGCGCTTGTCGGCCGGCAGATGGCCGGCCCCGGAAGCCTGCTCGCCTTCGAGGTACGCGGCGGCGCGCCCGCCGCCGCCACAGTCGCCGCCGCCTGCCGGCTGATCACCCACGCCGTGTCCCTCGGCGGCGTGGACACCCTCATCCAGCACCCCGCCTCGCTCACCCACCGGCCCGTCGAGGGCGACGCGAAACCCGACGGCGCGCTGCTGCGCCTCTCCGTCGGCCTGGAGGACCCCGACGACCTGCGCGCCGATCTCGCCCGGGCGCTCGACACGATCGTCTGA
- a CDS encoding Lrp/AsnC family transcriptional regulator encodes MPPEPNEVRPYPALDEVDRAILAELAADGRLPNNALAERVGVAPSTCLTRTRALRERGAIRGFHAEVDPAALGLPLQALVSVRLTAHERAAVDAFRARSVRLPGVVSVFHVAGAEDYVLHVRAASGDALRDFVLDHLAVDPVVQHTQTSLIFEQARGMG; translated from the coding sequence ATGCCCCCTGAGCCGAACGAAGTACGGCCGTATCCGGCCCTGGACGAGGTGGACCGCGCGATCCTCGCCGAGTTGGCGGCGGACGGCCGGCTGCCGAACAACGCTCTCGCCGAGCGGGTGGGGGTGGCGCCGTCGACGTGTCTGACGCGGACGCGGGCGTTACGCGAGCGCGGGGCGATCCGGGGATTCCACGCGGAGGTGGACCCGGCCGCGCTGGGCCTGCCGTTGCAGGCGTTGGTGTCGGTGCGGTTGACCGCGCACGAGCGGGCGGCGGTGGACGCGTTCCGGGCCCGGTCGGTGCGCCTGCCCGGGGTGGTGTCGGTGTTCCACGTCGCCGGCGCGGAGGATTACGTGCTGCACGTGCGGGCGGCGTCGGGGGACGCGCTGCGGGACTTCGTGCTGGACCATCTCGCGGTCGACCCGGTGGTGCAGCACACACAGACCAGCCTGATCTTCGAACAGGCTCGCGGGATGGGCTGA
- a CDS encoding LLM class flavin-dependent oxidoreductase: MNGQAGELALRVITVPLSVLDLAPVAKGTTAGAALEATTELARRTEELGYHRFWVAEHHNMPAIASSAPAVLLAHLAANTSTIRLGSGGVMLPNHAPLVVAEQFGTLEALHPGRIDLGIGRAPGTDQVTALALRRTMEGLSAEGFPRELTDLMNYFSGEKPGQIIATPGRGEQPAVWLLGSSGFSAQLAGLLGLPFSFAHHFSSANTLPALALYRQNFRPSQWLDKPYAMVAVNAVCAETDERAEWLAGPSALSFLKLRSGRPEPLSTPDEAAAYPYTEIEREFVLQRRDGQALGSPKTVRRQLTELQERTAADELMLTTLVYDVKDRVRSYELIAEQVAGGLRRDA, from the coding sequence ATGAACGGGCAGGCCGGGGAGTTGGCACTGCGTGTGATCACCGTACCGTTGTCTGTTCTTGATCTTGCCCCGGTCGCCAAGGGCACCACCGCCGGCGCGGCCTTGGAGGCCACCACCGAGCTGGCCCGGCGCACCGAGGAGTTGGGCTACCACCGGTTCTGGGTGGCCGAGCACCACAACATGCCGGCGATCGCCAGCTCCGCGCCGGCGGTGCTGCTGGCGCACCTGGCCGCGAACACGTCGACGATCCGTCTCGGCTCGGGCGGGGTGATGCTGCCCAACCACGCGCCGCTTGTGGTGGCCGAGCAGTTCGGCACCCTGGAGGCGCTGCACCCCGGTCGGATCGACCTGGGCATCGGGCGGGCCCCCGGCACCGACCAGGTGACGGCGCTGGCGTTGCGGCGCACCATGGAGGGCCTGTCGGCGGAGGGTTTCCCGCGTGAGCTGACGGACCTGATGAACTACTTCAGCGGGGAGAAGCCGGGGCAGATCATCGCCACCCCGGGTCGGGGTGAGCAGCCTGCCGTGTGGCTGTTGGGCTCCAGCGGTTTCAGCGCCCAGCTGGCCGGCCTGCTGGGTCTGCCGTTCTCCTTCGCGCACCACTTCAGCTCGGCGAACACGCTGCCGGCGTTGGCGCTGTACCGGCAGAACTTCCGGCCGTCGCAGTGGCTGGACAAGCCGTACGCGATGGTGGCCGTCAACGCGGTGTGCGCCGAGACCGACGAGCGGGCCGAGTGGCTGGCCGGGCCGAGCGCGCTGTCGTTTCTGAAGCTGCGCTCCGGTCGACCGGAGCCGCTGTCGACGCCCGACGAGGCGGCGGCGTACCCGTACACGGAGATCGAGCGGGAGTTCGTGCTGCAGCGGCGCGACGGTCAGGCGCTGGGCTCGCCGAAGACGGTGCGCCGGCAGCTGACCGAGTTGCAGGAGCGCACCGCCGCGGACGAGCTGATGCTCACCACCCTGGTCTACGACGTGAAGGACCGGGTGCGGTCGTACGAGTTGATCGCCGAGCAGGTCGCGGGGGGTCTGCGCCGGGACGCGTGA
- a CDS encoding cellulose binding domain-containing protein, with amino-acid sequence MHPSRQRLILLAASTAAAVVAGAVGTVVASAAAVGCRVDYQVTNSWQGGFGANVTITNLGEEVNGWALTWSYSAGQQVAQAWNATVTQSGAQVSARNVDYNGVLATNGTASFGFNASWTSSNPAPTSFALNGVTCTGAPATDGPTTPPPTTPPPTTAPPTTPPPTTAPPTTPPPTTPPAGAKQMEDLDRGLISVRSGSGNLVSWRLLGTETSGVAFNLYRGSTRVNANPITGATSYLDSGAAAGSTYTVRAVVGGAEQEASASALQFANGYLDVPLQVPAGGTTPTGESYTYSANDASVGDLNGDGTYEIVLKWDPSNAKDNSQSGYTGNVYVDAYTLTGSRLWRIDLGRNIRAGAHYTQFQVYDYDGDGRAEVAMKTADGTRSGTGQLIGSSSADYRNSSGYVLSGPEYLTMFNGQTGAILSTVNYDPPRGTVSSWGDSYGNRVDRFLAGTAYLDGQRPSLIMARGYYTRAVIAAWDFRNGTLTKRWTFDSNSSGNGAAAGQGNHQLSVADVDADGRQEIVYGAATIDDNGRLLYSTGNGHGDAMHVGDLDPGRAGLEVFKVDEDGSKPSSWFADARTGQILWSTPASGDNGRGVSADIWAGSPGAESWSAAVSGLANTRGQNVGRKPSSTNFLAWWDGDPVRELLDGTKIDKYGTGGETRLLTGDQVASNNGTKATPALSGDILGDWREEVIWRTTDSRALRIYSTPTPTSTRIYTLMHDPQYRVAIAWQNTAYNQPPHPGFFIGDGMSSPPTPNIYLR; translated from the coding sequence GGCCGCCGCCGTCGTGGCCGGCGCCGTCGGCACGGTCGTCGCCTCGGCCGCCGCAGTCGGCTGTCGCGTCGACTATCAGGTCACCAACTCGTGGCAGGGCGGCTTCGGCGCCAACGTCACCATCACCAACCTCGGCGAGGAGGTCAACGGATGGGCCCTCACCTGGTCGTACTCCGCCGGTCAGCAGGTCGCCCAGGCGTGGAACGCCACAGTCACCCAGTCCGGCGCCCAGGTGAGCGCGCGCAACGTCGACTACAACGGCGTCCTCGCCACCAACGGCACTGCCTCGTTCGGGTTCAACGCCTCGTGGACGAGCAGCAACCCGGCACCGACCAGCTTCGCGCTCAACGGCGTGACCTGCACCGGGGCCCCGGCCACCGACGGCCCGACCACCCCACCACCGACCACCCCACCACCCACGACGGCGCCGCCCACCACGCCACCCCCGACCACTGCGCCGCCGACGACGCCACCGCCCACCACGCCCCCGGCCGGGGCGAAACAGATGGAGGACCTCGACCGAGGTCTGATCAGCGTCCGCTCCGGCAGCGGCAACCTGGTGTCCTGGCGGCTGCTCGGCACGGAGACCTCAGGCGTGGCGTTCAACCTCTACCGGGGCTCGACAAGGGTCAACGCCAACCCGATCACCGGCGCCACCTCCTACCTCGACAGCGGGGCGGCGGCCGGGTCGACGTACACCGTGCGGGCCGTGGTGGGCGGCGCCGAGCAGGAGGCGTCCGCTTCCGCCCTGCAGTTCGCAAACGGTTACCTGGACGTGCCGTTGCAGGTGCCGGCGGGCGGCACCACCCCCACCGGGGAGAGCTACACCTACAGCGCCAACGACGCCTCCGTCGGCGACCTCAACGGCGACGGCACCTACGAGATCGTGCTCAAGTGGGATCCGTCGAACGCCAAGGACAACTCCCAGTCCGGCTACACCGGCAACGTCTACGTCGACGCGTACACCCTGACCGGCTCCCGGCTGTGGCGGATCGACCTGGGCCGCAACATCCGCGCCGGCGCCCACTACACCCAGTTCCAGGTGTACGACTACGACGGCGACGGCCGTGCCGAGGTGGCCATGAAGACCGCCGACGGCACCCGCTCCGGCACCGGCCAGCTCATCGGTTCGTCGTCGGCGGACTACCGCAACTCCAGCGGCTACGTGCTCTCCGGTCCGGAGTACCTGACCATGTTCAACGGTCAGACCGGCGCGATCCTCTCCACAGTCAATTACGACCCACCGCGCGGCACCGTGTCGTCCTGGGGTGACTCGTACGGCAACCGGGTCGACAGGTTCCTCGCCGGCACCGCCTACCTGGACGGGCAGCGCCCGTCGCTGATCATGGCTCGGGGCTACTACACCCGCGCGGTGATCGCGGCCTGGGACTTCCGCAACGGCACGCTCACCAAGCGCTGGACGTTCGACTCGAACTCGTCAGGCAACGGCGCCGCCGCCGGCCAGGGCAACCACCAGCTGTCCGTGGCCGACGTCGACGCCGACGGCCGCCAGGAGATCGTGTACGGCGCCGCCACCATCGACGACAACGGTCGGTTGCTCTACTCGACGGGCAACGGGCACGGCGACGCCATGCACGTCGGGGATCTCGACCCGGGCCGCGCCGGCCTGGAGGTGTTCAAGGTCGACGAGGACGGCAGCAAGCCCAGCTCGTGGTTCGCTGACGCCCGTACCGGTCAGATCCTGTGGTCCACGCCGGCTTCCGGCGACAACGGCCGGGGTGTCTCCGCGGACATCTGGGCGGGCAGCCCCGGCGCGGAGTCGTGGTCGGCGGCGGTCTCCGGCCTGGCCAACACGCGCGGACAGAACGTGGGGCGTAAGCCGTCGTCGACGAACTTCCTCGCCTGGTGGGACGGTGACCCGGTCCGCGAGCTGCTGGACGGCACGAAGATCGACAAGTACGGCACCGGCGGCGAGACCCGGCTGCTCACCGGCGACCAGGTGGCCTCCAACAACGGCACCAAGGCCACCCCGGCGCTCTCCGGCGACATCCTCGGCGACTGGCGCGAGGAGGTGATCTGGCGGACCACCGACAGCCGGGCCCTGCGCATCTACAGCACGCCCACCCCGACCAGCACCCGGATCTACACCCTGATGCACGACCCGCAGTACCGCGTGGCGATCGCGTGGCAGAACACCGCCTACAACCAGCCGCCACATCCGGGGTTCTTCATCGGCGACGGAATGAGCAGCCCACCCACCCCGAACATCTACCTACGCTGA